ATGGCCATCTGCACTCTGTTTTAACAGGTTCACAAGGTAGTCTACAAAAACCATTACCTATTATCTTTGATCTgtgtgttcgctctctctctctcgcgctctctcagATATACTTGTGAAAGCTCAGACGGGGAAGCAGCAGAGAGGTAAGCACACTTAAAGGGCTTGAGACGTTAATGGCTTTGATAAGTGGGTTTGAGTGGCTGTAATTGCTCCTCCATGAACACATAGACGTATGAAGTGCCCTACGATCTTATAATATACTCAGTACTGCAATTATAAAAATGTATCTTCCTCTCTTGGATTATGAATTTTATTAATGAAGTGTATTGATATGACTGTGTGACCTCTCAGTGGACCAAATGCTGAAGGAGGGTTATCCTGCCTATACCACCTCCTGTGCCTGGCTAGGATACTCCGACCAGCTGCTGAAACAGGTCTCCTCTCATACACATGCTGTGCAATGGTCCGagtgccaaatggcaccttattccctatgtagggcactacgtTTTACCAGGCCCCATAAGGAAACAGTATATACAGTGTGGTcctaaattattgacacccttaataaagatgagcaataattaCTGTATGAAATAATAAAAATGCTGAGCTATATTGAATGCAAAAAAAGTGGATTGTTTTCTAAACTAATACAATTTCTCAGAGTTTAACAAGTGATACTTTTTTGTTCTCAAAAAGATAGGGGTCAGAATTGACACCCCTGAAGACTCTTATGAATAAAGGAGTCGAAAGTTTAATATTTGGTCCCCTAgtcctagcatgcaatgactacatcaagcatATGCAGTTCGTTTTGgtttgttattggtaatggtgagaggttagcatgtcttgggggtatgggtgtcaatcatttcggaCCCCACTATGTCATTCTGTATCTATCTTCCTATAGCTGTGCACCGATGCACTAAATGATGGATGGACCAAGTTCAAAGTGAAGGTGGGGGCTGACCTAGAGGATGACATTCGCCGGTGCAGTTTCATACGGCAGATGATTGGACCCCACAACACACTGGTAAATCGGTGATGCCGTTGGATTCAGTAAACCTAATGCACAGGATTGGATCAAGTCATTCTGCAGCCAATTGTCTTCTCTGTTTCAGATGATTGATGCTAACCAAAGGTGGGACGTAGGCGAGGCCATAACCTGGGTGACCAGGCTGGCTGAGTACAAACCCCTGTGGATCGAAGAGCCCACTTCCCCTGACGATATCCTGGGACATGCTACCATCTCCAAGGTGATGAGGGAAGGATCTGAGGCCTGGTCTCTTTCTCAATTTCTTTGTGATTCCTCGCATCCTATTTCCTCGCCTCCTTTTCAACTGTATTAGAGCAGGTCCCTCCCCTTGGACCTTTTCGCTGATGTGTTTTGAGGAGTCAAGGAGATGGGATGTGAGAAATTGCGGCAGCACAAATTGAGAAACGGTCATGGATTCAGAATACAAGGTTATTCTCAAAGCCTTGATGCTTGTTTCTGCTTAAGTTTCACATTTCTGTTCTGCCATTGCAGGCCTTGGCTCCGCTTGGCATTGGAGTGGCCACAGGAGAACAGGTTAGGACTCACTGTGTGTCAATGTTACTGACTCATTGTGTTCAGTGTTTCACACTAGCGCTATCAGTATTTAGTCAGTTTAACTGATATGTAATGAATGTTGTTCTTGTGGCCCCTCCAGTGCCATAATAGAGTGATGTTCAAGCAGTTCCTCCAGGCGTCAGCGTTGCAGTTTGTCCAGATTGACAGCTGTAGACTGGGCAGTGTCAACGAGAACCTAGCCGTGCTGCTCATGGCCCACAAGTTCAAGGGTATGACATCAGCGGtcatattcataaagcatctcagaatAGGAGGGcgaatctaggatcagttttgccttgtaGATAAGATTGTATGGATGGGGGggggacttgatcctagatcagcagatGAGCCCAGCTGTGCGTGTCTCTCTGCCCGTGCTGCGTGTTTATCCTTTAATCTATTTCCCCAGTGCCTGTGTGTCCTCATGCTGGAGGTGTTGGACTGTGTGAGCTGGTTCAGCACCTGATTCTCTTTGACTACATCTCTGTGTCTGCCAGTCTGGACAACCGGTGAGTGAACATCCCAGCCCGTCATTCTAAACCTTTCAAGCTACAACGACATAATATAGAATATAACCATGACCCCATAATTTTTTCATTTGGTTATAACTGTGTAGTTATTTGAGCTGTGGTCAGGGgctgaaataaaatatgtttttctCAGGATGTGTGAATTTGTGGACCACCTCCATCAGCACTTCAAAAGCCCTGTTGTGATTCAGAACGCCCACTACATGCCTCCCAAGGTATGGTTTAATCTACATGATCTGGTGTTGTGGTCATTCATTTAAGTGCTGTGGATCTTTACGTCTTGCCCATGGTTTCTGTTGGTCATTGTTCCATCAGGATCCAGGCTACTCCTGTGAGATGTTGGAGTCGTCAGTGCAGACACACCAGTACCCTCAGGGGCAAGTGTGGAAGAAGCTCCAGTGACGAGTACGGTGTCGTGGAGGAAGCCGGGCAGTTGAAGTAGATTTTTCAACCAAGCACAAAGTTGCCAGACGATGACATTCTTAAGTAACCATTGAAAAATTCCTGTATTTGGTTATCATTGCACAAGATGAAATGATTTCACTTTTGTATGTTTCTAAAAGGGATGTGTGGAAATAATCAAGCTTTAACTAAATGTATACATTCTTTATTTACCAAATTCCTATGATGCAAACCATAAAATACACAATTGAATCTAAAAAGGCAACAGGTAGACACTGTACAAGAATATTTCAATCAAAAGGAAAACCTCCCagatattacactgaacaaaaatataaacacaacattttaaagtgttggtttcatgagctgaaataaaagatcctagaaatgttccatatgaacaaaaagctttttttgttttgtgcactaatttgtttacatcccttttactgagcatttctcctttgccaagataatccatccacttgacaggtgtggcatattaaatagcatgatcattacacaggtgcagcttGTGCTGTAGACAAacggccactaaaatgtgcagttgtcacaatgccacagatgtcaagtttagggagcatgcaattggcatgctgactgcaggaatgtccaccagagctgttgccagagaatttaatgtacatttctctaccataagctacttccgtcattttagagaatgtgttagtacgtccaactggcctcacagccGCAGACCACGTAGAACCACTACAGCCCAGTATCTCcatatctggcttcttcacctgtgggattgtctaagaccagccacccggacagatgATGAAACTGTTTGCACAAACAAAGAATTTCTGCATAAACTCAAATCATCTCAGGGAAGCAAATCAGCTTCCTCTGACCGGACTGCAGTTCGTAGTCGCAGCAGTTTCAattgtaccaggcagatggcgtgtatggtgttgtgtgggcaagcggtttgctgatgtcaacgttgtgaacagagacccgtggtggtggggttatggtatgggcaggcataagctgcaATAAATTAATAGCATTTTAATCGATagcaattttaatgcacagagattcaatgagatcctgaggctcattgtcgggccattcatgtttcagcatgatgatgcattagccccatgtcgcaaggatctgtacacaattcctggaagctgaaatgtccgagttcttccatggcctgcacactCGGACATgtctcccattgagcatgtttgggatgctctggatcgacatgtacaacggtgttccagttcccgccaatatccagcaacttcgcacagccattgaagcgtgggacaacattccacaggtcccagttaacagcctgatcaactctatgcgaaggtgTCGCGCTGCACGAGGCAAATGAAGggtagtcacaccagatactgactggttctgatctATGCCCctattttttttaaggtatctgtgaccaacagatgcatatctgtattcacaatcatgtgaaatccatagattagggcctaatgaatttatttcaattgacatttccTTACATGAGCTATACttaaaatctttgaaaatgttgcatgttgtgtttatatttttgttaattgAAGCCCGTTTAAACTGCCATCTACATTTTGATGATGCGTTGGGGATTGTAGTCAACGATCTTCGTCTTCTGCACGGAAATCATCTATTTTCTCCACCGTCCGAATGAGCTTCAGCTTGGGGAAGGGCCGAATCTCTCTGGAGCTGTAAGGGAAGAGTCATCACGTTTGGGCCGCGGCCAGACACTTTCTGTCAGAAATGTATGGATTGAGCCAATGATTTTGCAATGGGAGTCATCCATTGACGGATAATGGACGACAGTCCGTCAAACGCACAATATGTAGGCCTTTGTCCGTTTTGCAACTAGTCTGAAAACAGTTGAACTTTTGATGGACAAATACAGAAGGATGAATGTGTATTTGTTTTCATTCATCTGTGTGGCCATAGCTTTACACACCTGtcactgcagtgtgtatatctcaGTTGTGTCTGTCATGAACCTACTTTCACCAGGCTGGAGGGAGAAAGGCAGgaatgaaataccttattttacTACCCTGCTTTTATTATAGACCGGTCATTACACTTAAAAGATCATCCTTTGAGTCAAAGCGAATAGGGAATTTAAGCTGGTGTCTGCCCCACCTCAAGTCCTGTGATATGGGCGATCATGTAGGTGAGGATGGCGTAGCTGGCGATGTTGAAGGGCACTCCCAGGCCCATGTCCCCCGAGCACTGGTACAGCTGGCACGGCAGCTTCCCGTCAAATACGTACAACTGACACAGGGCATGGCAGGGGGCAGCGCCATATGGTCTGGGAACAACACAGGCACAGGTGTGTGAGCAATACAAACCAACATTGACTGTTAAGTGTATACACAGTGAAGTCATAAGACTGTCAGATGCCTCTTGAGGTTCCACGCGCACATGATGATTCTTCTGGATTGGTCTTGATTGTGTCAACTTTCTGTAGTTGATTACGCCTTGTCCTGTGTAATCTATAAGGGAAGTATTATCCATGAAAATGAAGCACTagttccatttttttttaaatgaaacacTCATAATCCTAAAATACCATGTCAGGGTGTGGCGTACCTgcgtgcatatttctgtattccgCACCATAGTGCCTCCACTGGAAACTATACACTAGTCCCAGGTCTCCCTCATCCCGGTCTCTGAACCCCATCTTGTCCAAGAAGTGTCGGGACCCGTTTGCATCCCAAATATTCACCCCTTTCTCTGAGAGCTCCTTGGCATTTGTTGTGCCCTACAGCATACACACAGAACCAAGACCTGTCAACTTCTCTGCCCCATGTATGGTATGGAGCACCACCTACTGGATGTGGTATGCAAGTGTGTAGGCAGACCTACAATTCAATGCATTTTAGCTAACACACAAGTGTGGATTATTTCAGAGGATATGGTTTCATTCTTACTTTGATAAACCAAAGTAGTTTTTTGAGAATTCCTTTCCAGAAAAACCCTTTTTGTTGTCAACAAAGGAAACTGATCTGGAATGATCAACAATGATAAACATTTGCAAGTCGCCTCGCTTTGAGTCCTTagaaaactatgcagtattttgttttgtgatgtattatttcttagattgttagcccagaaaacctttagtgttattacatacagccgggaagaactattggctataagagcgacgtcaacttatcaacattacgaccaggaatacgactttcccgaagcagatccttTCTTTGGACCACCAACCAGGAcattggatctaatcccagaggccgacACAAAACAATGTGGTCCCAGAAGAGGTAGACagagcggcctcctggtcagacttCGAAGGCgtacccaccgcttccgagtatattactcgccaatgtccagtctctagacaacaaggtagacaaaatgaatttgccttccagaaagacatcagagattgtaacattctctgtttcacggaaacatggctctattGGCATATgttgtcggagtcggtacagccacagGGTTTCTTCATGTGTCACGccgacagaaataaacatctctctcGGGAAGAAGAAGGacaggggtgtatgcttcatgattaacgactcatggtgtaataacatcatacaggaactcaagtccttttgttcacctgacctagaattccttacaatcaaataccGACCATATTAAGAGAATTCTcgtcggttattgtcacagccgtgcatatcccccctcaagcagacaccacgacggccctcaaggagtttcactggactctatgtaaactggaaaccatatatcctgaggctgcatttattgtagctggggattttaacaaagcaaatttgagaacaaggcttctTTTATTCTACCAGCACATTGATTGTTGCGTGGGCAATACACTGGACCGTGGGCAATACACTCAAatttgctactctaacttccgcgatgcgtACAAGACCCtaccccgccctcccttcggcacatccaaccacgactccattttgctcctaccgtcctataggcagaaactcaaacggGATGTACCTGTGacaagaaccattcaacgctggtctgacggaatccacgcttcaagattgtatTGATCATgcagactgggaaatgttccgggcaGCCTCAAAGAATAACGTTGATTTATACGCTTAttcagtgagtgagtttataaggaagtgcattttAGATGTACCCactgttgtacccactgtgactattaaaacctaccctaaccagaaaccgtggatagatcaaccactgcatttaaccatggaaatgtgactgggaatatggctgaatataaacagtgtagttattccctccgcaaggcaatcaaacaaacgAAATGTCTGTGTAGgtacaaagtggagtcgcaattcaacggctcagacataagacctagggtctacaggcaattacgGACTACGAAAATAAATCCAGCCAAGTCActgacaccgacgtcttgctttcagacaaactaaacacctttgcccgctttgaggataatacagtgccaaaGACGCGCCTGCTACTAAGGACTgcgcccctccccctctccttctccgtgaccgacatgagtaagacattttaacatgttaaccctcgcaaggctactggcccagacgacatccttagccgcgtcctcagagaatgtgcagaccagctggctggtgtgtttacggacatatttaatctctccctatcccagtctgctgtccccacatgcttcaagatggccaccattgttcctgtacccaagaaggcaaagataactgaactaaatgactgactaccgccccgtagcactcacttacgtcatcatgaagtgatttgagcgactagtcaaggatcatatcacctccaccttacctgccacccatgacccacttcagtttgcatactgccccaacaggtccacagacgatgcaatcgccatcagactgcacactgccctatcccatctggacaagaggaatacctttgtaagaatgctattcattgactacaactcagctttcaacatcatagtaccctccaagctcgtcattaagcttgaggccctgagtctcaaccccgccctgtgcaattgggtcctgggctttctgacgggccgcccacaggggtgaaggtaggaaacaacatctccacttcgctgatcctcaacactggggccccacaagggtgcgtgctcggccccatcctgtactccctgttcacctatgactgtgtggccatgcacgcctccaactcaatcatcaagtttgcagacgacacaatagtagtgggcttgattaccaacaacgacgagacagcctacagggaggaggtgcgGGCACTCAGAGTgtagtgtcaggaaaacaacctctcactcaacgtcaacaaaacaaaggagatgatcgtggagttcaggaaacagcagagggaacacccccctatctacatcgacgggacagcagtagAGAGAGTGGAAAGTTTTAATTTCCTCtgggtacacatcacggacaaactgaaattgtccacccacacaggaggctgaagaaatttggcttgtcaactaaaacactcacaaactcacaatgcatcaccggggggaaactacctgccctccaggacacctacagcacccgatgtcacaggaaggccaaacagatcaaggacaacaaccacccgatccactgcctgttcaccccgctaccatccagaaggcgaggtcagtacaggtgcatcaaagcagggaccgagagactgaaaaacagtttctatctcaaggccatcagactgttaaacagccatcactaacacagagaggctgctgcctacatacagactcgaatcattggccactttaataaatggatcactagtaactttaaataatgccactttaataatgtttacatatcttacattactcatctcatatgtatatactgtattttataccatctattgcatcttgcctatgccgctctgtcattgcccATCCATatctttatatgtacatattcttattccgtccctttagatttgtgtgtaataggtagttgttgtggaattcttagattacttgttagatgttactgcacggtcggaactagaagcacaagcacttcgcaacactcgcattaacatgctaaccatgttagcatctgctaaccatgtatgtaaccaatacaaatgtatttgatttgaaatagtTAGCTAGTCATTTGAACAGTCAGGAGGTAGTGCTTTGTTGTTGCATGCAATTCCCACCATGTCAAAATATTACATTGGTTTCAGTCGTGCGTTTCAAACTTGAAACGCATACGCACaacttccagcacacacagaaAAGTAACTTCAGCGATTTACCCCGGAGACTGTATCTCGATTGTGAGCCAAAAAACAGAGATGACCCCCGTTCCTGTTCGGTCTCCCTTTCGGTTGCCGTGTTGTAGAATGTATTCACATTGACTCAGATACACGCGTTCATCACAGAAGAGAGACAACGACGTGTTTCCGACCTGACTATCTGCTTTCTTTGGCTCTTCGTTATTACAAGATGCTGCTGTATGTATGTCAGAAGTAGCAGGCATTTTGtgggttagctagctaacaaaaatACAGAAAGAATTAATATAGTGTCAGCTTCTGCGTTAACGTCTCGTTCAATTTTCGGGTTTAATTTGGTAGCCGTCGAAGACACTACATAAAGTTATGTCCAATCAAAAAAAAGATGGAGGCAAAAACATTTCCTGGTCTAAAATCCTTTTTTACAATTCAAGTGCGATTTCCTAGAGGAACATGTCATACAGCGTGGCCCTTAAAGTGATCCCCACCCTTGtgtcggtaaaaagctgagggatagggctggagaaatgtaaccactctcaaattcatagacagagctatggatgcaaggacacaccatccattatatcaaagggctctattcaatctgtacaGCTGAAGCATTACAGAAGCGTTACACATTCCgagatagaaatgtaaaggtaattttcgATTTACCTGAcacatgcagcgtttaccgtgaatgcaggctacgctaaagcaggaacattgcctttaaatttcaatcatgtTGTAAAGCTCAACTTCCGCGATGCGGAATGAATAGAACCCACAATTATAGACTgcataggctatatagtgtttgtttccaAACAttgcactaactctcttgcactgactctatgcacacacactggactttacccacacactcacacattcttACActtaccccccacccccacacacaccttacatacgcccacacacacacataacatgcacacacacacacacacacacacacacacacacacacacaccacttatgCTGcttctactgtctattatctatcctgttgcctagtcactttacctctacctatatgtacagtacatacagcagctacctcaattacctcgtatccctgcacgacgtggtactggtactccctgtactctgtgcttttctacttcctgtatacagccatgttatttttactctttatttttactcattattcactgtgtatttattcctcgtgtcactatttctattttttattAGATTCTTCTCACTATTTCTTATGTTATCTAACTCTGCATTGATGGAagaggacccgtaagtaagcatttcactgttagtctacacctgttgtccatgaagcacgtgacaaataccGTTTGATATGGGTTCTGATGTGGTTTGACAGTTgtactaagctcatgaggcatttataacatacagtatattcttCGAGAATCAATGGGTAAATATAATTTACTTAtaaatccaaaaatggatgtagcataATTCAAATACAAAGTCAACAGAAGGTGGATAAAGTAAAATAACCCCACTCACCACCCCCcaaccaccacacacaccatacactatTATACAGAATTTAAAAGAGTAGAAATTATACCAGTTGACCATTATTGTGAGAAACTAGAATCACACACACATTACTTCACTTGACACACTAACAGAGATAAACAGATTCATCGCTCATCTGATTTCATCTTCAAGACATAATCACCGTCATTATCAAAGTTAATaattcacacacacaaagacacaggaacacacacctcactgagatAACATTGTCAGAGACACCTCTGATGGGCAGATCTTTATATCAGGGTTGGTGGCATTACTACTGGGTCCAACCATACAGTATGGGTACATCCTCTCTTTAAATTTGATGTCTTTGTAAGTGTAGATGTGAGTCATATATTTGGAGTCGTAGAAAGATACTTCCCCACTGTCATAGTCCAGCTGCACTTTGATCCTCTCGGGTCTCCTCTGCAGAGGGAGGATCTCGCCTACTCCTGCTATGTACTTGCTGTTCCTCAACCAAATAGCCCAGATTCCACATTCtggtgatacagtcagatttTTCTTCCTCTCGATGGACTCTTCGGCCACACCCATATCCCAGAGAGGATGGTCCCCCACCTCCAACTCCCAGCTGTGCTTTCCTGAGCTGAACCCTTCAGAGCCCAGTACAATTTGATAATTCTCAAACCGTTCTAGGTTCGTAGGTTGCTGCTGCCATTTTTGACTCACACTGGTCAGATCATCAGACAGAGACAGCCAAGGGGCAGCAGTGTTGGGGTCCAGAATCACGGGAGCTGTAAGACAAAGAAAGACATTCTGTTGGTTAGAGAATATAATATAAACGATCAATAATTTGTGACCTGGGGAGTTCTAGTGGTCTAAGCCTCAGGAATACATATATTGCTGCAGCATGGGTACGAATTCGGCCTATGCTATTTCAGAACACTCCCTTACATCTTTACCTTTCTATCCTATCCAATATAAATATGTACGGTGTGGACCCGCCCAACTCCTTCAAAATAAACTATCAATAATGTATTATGAAAGTACTTACCATATTAATAGATGTATTGTATTGTGCCATACTCACTGTGTTTGATGATCCCTTGCATCTTCTCCCAGATTCTGAACTGCAGGTTGCCCAGGTGTGTGGCTACATTTATCAGTGCTCCTGAGAGCAGCTTTGGATTGGGCAGTGTGCACTGGGTCCTAAGAAAACATTCAGGAGTCAGTGATGCTTTGGGGTTGGGTTCAGaaccagagagaagagagaggaggcatAATCACTTACTTTTCAATCATGGCCTTGTAGTTCTGCAGATGAAGGACAGCATACTTATCAATATTATCAACGATGTAAGTCATATATTTTTCCTGTGTGGAATGTATTTAGAATCTATGTAAAAACATATTACACGATATGTCTGAAAGAGAGCAGTTCTTACCTGCACCAATGAGATGTCTTCAGTTCGCAGCTCCTCTATGTCTCTGATCGTGTCTGAAAGTGATAATGTACCTCTGGTCATCTCTTCAATCATGCTCTTCCTCCCTCACTGCAGCTATCCTGGCCTTCTCTTCCTGTCGTAGAAACTGGTAAAGCTTCTCAAACTCCTCCTCAATCTGCCTCTCTGTGTTCTGGGCCTGGCTCTGAAAACAGTGAGAGGAATAGCTCTCACAAGTGAAGTCCATTGTTGCTGCAACCTTGTTTGACTTGTAATCACCTTAATGTGTTTAGTTGTTTGATCACAGACTTGTTGAATTTTCTTAAAGTCCTTCAGCTTCTCTTCAAGGGGCTTTAGGCCAGTCTGGAATGAGACTTCATCCTGTAATAGGACATAACCTCATTGAAAGAAACTAAttttactggagagagagagcagtctaaCTGTGTTACTCAGCTTTAACCTTAAACTCTACTGAGTCATTCCACTAA
Above is a genomic segment from Salvelinus fontinalis isolate EN_2023a chromosome 25, ASM2944872v1, whole genome shotgun sequence containing:
- the enosf1 gene encoding mitochondrial enolase superfamily member 1; this translates as MPKKIIRLTVRDVRFPTSLEQHGSDAMHTDPDYSVAYVVIETDQGMQGYGLTFTVGRGTEIVVCAVEALSALVVGKSLEEIVSDFRGFYRLLTSDGQMRWIGPEKGVIQLATAAVLNAVWDLWARSEGKPLWKLLVDMDPSKLISCIDFRYITDALTEQEALDILVKAQTGKQQRVDQMLKEGYPAYTTSCAWLGYSDQLLKQLCTDALNDGWTKFKVKVGADLEDDIRRCSFIRQMIGPHNTLMIDANQRWDVGEAITWVTRLAEYKPLWIEEPTSPDDILGHATISKALAPLGIGVATGEQCHNRVMFKQFLQASALQFVQIDSCRLGSVNENLAVLLMAHKFKVPVCPHAGGVGLCELVQHLILFDYISVSASLDNRMCEFVDHLHQHFKSPVVIQNAHYMPPKDPGYSCEMLESSVQTHQYPQGQVWKKLQ